A section of the Hemitrygon akajei unplaced genomic scaffold, sHemAka1.3 Scf000054, whole genome shotgun sequence genome encodes:
- the LOC140721326 gene encoding ribonuclease inhibitor-like — MKLVSAALRNPKCKIQKLWLWDVGLTDSGAKDFASALGINRSVTVLNLNDNKLGDSGVKLVSAALRKRACKIQKLWLDNAGLTDSGAKDVVSALSTIPSLTELYLALNSLTDRSVPALRRLILSLPSLKRFRLWSNDFSPTGEKELRSLQEPRPELRVFLTESEE, encoded by the exons ATGAAACTGGtttctgcggctctgaggaacccgaaatgtaaaatacagaaactgtg gctgtgggaTGTCGGTCTtacagattctggtgccaaggATTTTGCCTCCGCACTCGGTATAAACCGGTCAGTGACGGTGCTGAAcctgaatgataataaactgggagattcaggagtgaaactggtgtctgcggctctgaggaaacgggcgtgtaaaatacagaaactgtg gttgGACAATGcaggtctcacagattctggtgccaaggatgtcgtctccgctctcagtacaatcccatcactgacggagctgtatCTGGCATTAAATTCGCTCACAGACCGTTCTGtacccgctctccgccgcctcatactaaGCCTCCCGAGTCTGAAGCGATTCCG TCTGTGGAGCAATGATTTCAGTCCGACCGGGGAGAaagaactgagatctctgcaggaacccagacccgaaCTGAGAGTGTTCCTGACTGAGAGCGAAGAGTGA